The DNA window GACGACGGCCGGTGCCTCGACCTGGGTGTGCGGCTCCGTGGCCTGAGTCGTCATGCCAGGTGTCAGCTCTGCTTCGTGCACGAGCTGTTCTTCGTCGCCGCGCACACGTCGCGGACGGAGTCGAAGACCTTGTCCTCGACCGGCGCCAAGCCCCAGACCGCCGGGTCCGAGGTGATCGCGCAGTCGTCGGCCTTCGCACAGATGCCCTGCTTCACCAGGCTGTCGACGGTCGCGTCCTTGCTGAGCGCGTCCGTCAACTTCTGCTTGACATCGTCCGGGAGATCGGTGCGGATCGCGATCGGGTCGTTCGGAATGGGATCGGACTTCCAGATCACCTTGACGTCGCCGGCCTTGATCACGTTCTTGTCGATCAGCGTGTGGTCGACCATGTTGTCGAACGCGAAGCCGGCCTCACAGGTGCCGGACGCGACGGAGGTCACCGAGTTGTCGTGCCCGCCAGCCATCACCGGCTGGACGTCCTTCTTCGGATCGATGCCCTTGGACAGCAGCCCGGCGCTCGGGAACAGGTAGCC is part of the Tenggerimyces flavus genome and encodes:
- a CDS encoding phosphate/phosphite/phosphonate ABC transporter substrate-binding protein; its protein translation is MTAPKAFLLAAAALLLAGAAAGCASDNASSGGGDALTLAAIPAEQNVDPTVSYENLAKLIEEKTGREVNVVRSTDYNAVIEGMVSGKIDIAEFGPLSYVLAVNNGAKITPVASTIEKGMPPTYQSYGIVGKDSKITGLEGFKGKKVCFVDPSSTSGYLFPSAGLLSKGIDPKKDVQPVMAGGHDNSVTSVASGTCEAGFAFDNMVDHTLIDKNVIKAGDVKVIWKSDPIPNDPIAIRTDLPDDVKQKLTDALSKDATVDSLVKQGICAKADDCAITSDPAVWGLAPVEDKVFDSVRDVCAATKNSSCTKQS